A genomic stretch from Croceibacterium aestuarii includes:
- a CDS encoding lysoplasmalogenase family protein: protein MPNRALSEKRPILLASMAAALAFFVMRQSPLPELFLVPLKGAGVGLLALYAFMRHRGRDAYHMGAIMIVAALGDIAMEVDPIAGALLFAGYHLGAIGLYLRHPRDHVAATQKVAAAAMVLLTPVIFWLLPFDRAEALPAALYGLAVGGMAACAWLSAFSRYRVGLGAVLFLVSDTLIVAGYGPLMGQEWQQWLIWPLYYTGQFLICIGVLGRLRRRL from the coding sequence GTGCCGAATCGTGCTCTGAGCGAGAAGCGTCCGATCCTGCTGGCCAGCATGGCCGCGGCGCTGGCGTTCTTCGTCATGCGTCAGTCGCCGCTGCCCGAGCTGTTTCTCGTCCCGCTCAAGGGTGCGGGGGTCGGCCTGCTCGCTCTCTATGCCTTCATGCGGCACCGCGGCCGCGACGCCTATCATATGGGCGCGATCATGATCGTCGCCGCGCTCGGCGACATAGCCATGGAGGTCGATCCTATTGCCGGGGCCCTGCTCTTTGCCGGATACCACCTTGGTGCCATCGGGCTCTACCTCAGGCACCCGCGCGATCATGTCGCAGCGACCCAGAAAGTCGCTGCCGCAGCAATGGTGCTGCTCACTCCGGTTATCTTCTGGCTGCTCCCGTTCGACCGCGCCGAGGCGCTGCCCGCTGCGCTCTACGGCCTGGCGGTCGGCGGCATGGCCGCCTGCGCCTGGCTCAGCGCCTTCTCGCGCTATCGCGTCGGGCTTGGCGCTGTCCTGTTTCTCGTCTCCGACACGCTGATTGTCGCCGGATATGGGCCGCTCATGGGGCAGGAGTGGCAGCAGTGGCTGATCTGGCCGCTGTACTACACCGGGCAGTTCCTTATCTGCATCGGCGTGCTCGGCCGGCTGCGGCGGCGCCTCTAG
- the trmFO gene encoding methylenetetrahydrofolate--tRNA-(uracil(54)-C(5))-methyltransferase (FADH(2)-oxidizing) TrmFO gives MSYDVHIIGGGLAGSEAAWQLARRGARVRLSEMRGGGDMTPAHQGSGLAELVCSNSFRSDDDEKNAVGLLHHEMRRLDSLIMRAGEAARVPAGSAMAVDREVFSAEVEKALGQQSNIEIVRERIDALPSSGPTIVATGPLTAAALAQSIVAATGQDRLAFFDAIAPIVHFDSIDMDKCWMQSRWNKVDSAGGEGKDYINCPMTREQYLAFHQGLLDGEKGEFKEWETSTPYFDGCMPIEVMAARGVDTLRFGPMKPVGLDNPHDATPEFPQGRWPHAVVQLRQDNKLGTLWNMVGFQTKLKHAEQVRLFRTIPGLENAEFARLGGLHRNTFLNSPTLLDRQLRLRAAPHIRFAGQITGCEGYVESAAVGLLAGIMAADDLAGIPWTAPPATSAMGALLAHITGDAEADSYQPMNVNFGLFPPLHEVAKKQRKEAYTGRAKADFGAWLESMRVPA, from the coding sequence ATGTCTTACGATGTCCACATTATCGGCGGCGGTCTCGCCGGGAGCGAGGCGGCTTGGCAGCTCGCCCGGCGCGGCGCGCGGGTGAGGCTGTCGGAAATGCGCGGGGGCGGCGACATGACGCCGGCGCACCAGGGCAGCGGGCTGGCCGAACTGGTCTGTTCCAACTCCTTCCGCTCCGACGACGACGAAAAGAACGCCGTCGGCCTGCTGCACCACGAGATGCGGCGGCTCGATTCGCTGATCATGCGCGCCGGCGAAGCCGCCCGGGTGCCGGCCGGTTCGGCCATGGCAGTCGACCGCGAGGTCTTTTCCGCCGAAGTGGAGAAGGCGCTCGGCCAGCAATCGAACATCGAGATCGTCCGCGAGCGGATCGATGCCCTACCCTCCTCCGGACCGACGATCGTCGCCACCGGCCCGCTGACGGCGGCGGCGCTGGCGCAAAGCATCGTCGCCGCGACCGGACAGGACCGTCTCGCCTTCTTCGACGCCATCGCCCCGATCGTCCATTTCGACAGCATCGACATGGACAAATGCTGGATGCAATCGCGCTGGAACAAGGTCGATTCAGCGGGTGGAGAAGGCAAGGATTACATCAACTGCCCGATGACCCGGGAGCAATATCTCGCCTTCCACCAAGGCCTGCTCGACGGCGAGAAGGGCGAGTTCAAGGAGTGGGAAACCAGCACGCCCTATTTCGATGGCTGCATGCCGATCGAGGTCATGGCCGCGCGCGGTGTCGACACGCTGCGCTTTGGCCCGATGAAACCGGTCGGACTCGACAATCCGCATGACGCCACGCCCGAGTTTCCCCAGGGCCGCTGGCCGCATGCCGTGGTCCAGCTGCGGCAGGACAACAAGCTCGGCACGCTGTGGAACATGGTCGGCTTCCAGACCAAGCTCAAACATGCCGAGCAGGTGCGCCTGTTCCGGACGATCCCCGGCCTCGAGAACGCCGAGTTCGCCCGGCTCGGCGGGCTGCACCGCAACACCTTCCTCAATTCGCCGACGCTGCTCGACCGGCAATTGCGCCTGCGCGCGGCGCCGCACATCCGTTTCGCCGGGCAAATCACGGGCTGCGAAGGCTATGTCGAAAGCGCGGCGGTCGGCCTCCTCGCCGGCATCATGGCGGCCGACGACCTGGCGGGCATCCCGTGGACCGCCCCGCCGGCGACGAGCGCGATGGGCGCGCTGCTGGCGCACATCACCGGCGATGCCGAGGCCGACAGCTACCAGCCGATGAACGTCAACTTCGGCCTGTTCCCGCCGCTCCACGAAGTCGCCAAGAAGCAGCGCAAGGAAGCCTATACCGGCCGCGCCAAGGCCGACTTCGGCGCCTGGCTCGAGAGCATGCGCGTCCCCGCCTAG
- a CDS encoding EF-hand domain-containing protein: protein MNKMVLGALGVLVLFAIGLVWAQGRAEVERGAPPPLPAPLITPSGLPSADIAGLEGPAPPEASELTREEQRFYRYDRNRDRVITRNEMMSSRTDGFRKLDVDGNNLLTFEEWAVATSDRFAEMDANGDNKLSPAEFATSAPRPKPRPTNTCSCTR from the coding sequence ATGAACAAGATGGTGCTCGGCGCGCTCGGCGTGCTGGTTCTCTTCGCAATCGGGCTGGTCTGGGCGCAGGGCCGGGCGGAAGTCGAACGCGGTGCCCCGCCGCCGCTGCCCGCGCCGCTTATAACGCCGAGCGGACTGCCGAGCGCCGACATTGCCGGGCTCGAAGGGCCGGCCCCGCCCGAGGCGAGCGAACTGACCCGCGAGGAACAGCGCTTCTACCGATACGACCGCAACCGCGACCGCGTGATCACGCGTAACGAGATGATGTCGAGCCGAACCGACGGCTTTCGCAAGCTCGATGTCGACGGCAACAACCTGCTGACGTTCGAGGAATGGGCCGTTGCGACCTCCGACCGTTTCGCCGAGATGGATGCCAACGGCGACAACAAGCTGAGCCCGGCCGAATTCGCCACCAGCGCGCCCAGGCCCAAACCGCGTCCGACGAACACCTGCTCCTGCACCAGGTAG